In the Blochmannia endosymbiont of Camponotus sp. genome, CCTAATTCTTTACAAGCCCATTTTACTGGTATAGGATTAGAATCAATGAACAACGCTTGATGAACAGGCATCAAGCGTTGATTAATATGCTGTGCGTTTAAAAAATCATTTTTATTTGCTAATTTGCATAGATCAGCCATTTCTTTTGCAGCAACATTAGCAGTAACAGAAATTACTCCGACTCCTCCAAGCTTCATAAAATCTAATGCGCTTAAGTCATCTCCACTTAATAAAATAAAATCTTCATGCACCAGTTGTTTTAATTGATTTACTCTATTTAAATTTCCTGTTGCCTCTTTAATCCCAATTATATTCTTTATCTTTGATAAACGAGAAACAGTGCTCGGCACCATATCACAACCAGTACGTAACGGAACATTATATAATATCTGTGGCAATTCTGTGCTGTCTGAAATAGCTTTAAAATGTTGAAATAATCCTTCTTGATTAGGACGATTATAATAGGGGGTAACACTTAAACAAGCCGCTATATCGCTATTATTAAATTTGTTAGTTAATGAAATAGCTTCTGCTGTTGAATTTGCGCCAGTACCAGCTATAACTGGTAATCTACCATCACTAAACTCTAAAGTTTTCATAACCACGTCAACATGTTCTTCCTGTGTAAGTCCAGACATTTCCCCTGTCGTTCCGACAGAAACAATAGCCGATGTACCACTAGTTACATGATAATCAACAAGTTTTTTCAAACTTGTCCAATCTACAGAACCTTTTAAATCCATTGGGGTGATTAAAGCAACTATACTTCCAGTAAACATGAACTATTATCTCCAATAAACTTAACATATAAGGCTTTATACATTTAATGAAACTTGACTAAACAAGAGAAAACATAAAATATTCAACTTCATTTGAACATAGAAAATAGTATGATTATTTTATATAACTATATACTATAGTATACTTATTTATGAATATACATATCATTTACTATCGTTTAACAATTTTAAATGAATTAAAAATTATTTTCATTATATTTTTGATTATTAAGTAAATTATTATCTGTTAAGGACATATTCAATACTAAATGATTATTTAAAATAATTCTCTGTTATTTTTATAACAAATTATTTTTTAAATTATCATCATATGTAGATATAAAACTCTTTTAAATAATTTCATTATATTATATACAAAATTTGAAAGTGGTATTAAAGTGTAATTAATTTATAAAAATTAATAAATTTTTTCAATGGAAAATTACCATGGCATTATTACAACCTGGAGATAAAGCTCCACGCTTTATTTTACCCGATCAAGATGGTATTTCAGTCGATCTTTATTCTTTTATAGGGAAAAAAGTTCTTATTTACTTTTATCCTAAAGCTATGACACCAGGATGCACCATACAAGCATGTAAATTAAGAGATAATGTCGATATATTCAAGAAATTAAACGTAGAAATAGTTGGCATTAGTAACGATACACCAGAAAAACTTTTAAAATTTCATGAAAAAGAAATGTTACGTTTCACTTTACTCTCTGATAAAGACTACAAAGTTACTAAGAAATTTGGAGCATGGGGAGAAAAAAAATTCATGGGAAAAATATATAATGGAGTACATCGTGTTAGTTTTGTAATAAATCCCATCGGCTTTATAGAGCAAGTATTTACACATTTTAAACCTATTGAGCATGATCAAATCATATTACGTTATCTAAATGATAAAATCATAATAAAGTAAATAATTTTTATATAACCAGTTATACTATTAAATAGCTTATATATAGTAGATCTACATACATAAAAATCAAAACCATTAATATTTAAAACTGTTAAACAACATATATATCTATTACTGATAATCATAGATATATATGTACAGTATAAAAATTTATTATAAACAACATACTAAACTTTATTTATTGTATAATATATATACAATTCATATATTATTTTAAATAAATAATTTTTTGATTATATATAGATCATATATTATTTAGTTCCAAATGTCTTGTCACCAGCATCTCCAAATCCTGGAATAATGTAACCATGTTTATTAATTTTTTGATCTATAGAAGCTAAATATAATTCAATATCTGGATGTCTTTTTTCCAAAGCTTCAATTCCCTCCGGCGCTGCTACTATTGATAAAACTTTTATATTACTACATCCAAATTTTTTTAATAAATCAATAGTAGCGATTATTGATCCACCAGTAGCCAGCATGGGATCTAACACCATTGCCATACGTTCATTTATATTGGAAACTAATTTATGGAAATATGGAATTGGCTCAAGAGTAATTTCATTACGATAAATCCCTATTATACTTATACGCGCGCTCGGAAGATGCTCCAATACACCATTCATCATACCCAACCCAGCTCTTAAGATTGGTACTACTGTTATTTTTTTCCCTTTAATACGCGCAATTTTAACTACTCCACACCATCCTTTGATAGTTACTATTTCTACTTCTAAATCATCAGTAGCTACATAAGTTAATAAACTTCCTAATTCTGCAGATAATTCTCTAAAACGTTTAGTGCTAATATCACAAATACGCATTAGTCCTAATTTGTGCTGAACTAATGGATGTCTGATCTCAACTATCTTCATATCAACTTTGTTCTCCATGAAAGTAAACTCTCAAATCTGAGAAATTATACTTTCTAATTACCATTTATAATAATATCCATAAATTTATTAAAATAAATATAAGATACTATTTAATTGATATGTGTAGAATCACATTGATAATATAAGAGCTCACACAAAATTTATTACATTATTTATTTCCCATACAAAATAAATCAAATTTTGATATTTAAGATATATATAATATAATGTATTGACATTATTGATTAATTATTCAAATAATCATTTTTAAATATAAAAAATTCCATACCATCAACAATATAAAGATATTATTGATGGTATGGAATGAAATTTACAACTATAATATAATTGTAATAACATAACTTTTACATGTAATGTTAAAATTTAAACTAAGTATATCATGAAATATATTGTGTTAATGTTAAACATAACATTATTTAATAAAAACAAAACAAACACTAAATTAAAAATTATTTAATTACATTAATTGTAACTTATATAAATTGATTACTTCAAAAATAAAATAAAACAATTTTATAAACTTTCAATTTAATATTTAAATATTAAAACAACACAGATTATAATAAATAATTTTTATTGAACAAAGTATACATTTATATAAAAATTTACAACAATTACACTAAACTGTATCATCTCACAACTCTTTAAATAAAGATACTAGTTGTTTGTATGAAAAAAAATAAAACAAAAGTACGCATTACTAAATGGGTATTATTCATCAGTTTCATGATATTGTTCATTAGGTTAATATACGCTTCTATAAATGCCTGGAATTATCATAAAAATAACGATGGAAATAATACCATTATATCAAATAATAAAATCTAACTGTTTATACTGAAAAACAACATTTATGATTAACCTCTATTAAAAATAAAAACTAACCAATTTTCCATTTTCTACTCATAAAAATTATAAATAATAAAAAATTTTTATAACATATTTTACTTAAAATAAAACAACCACATAATGATATATATTTATGTATTAAAATTTTTAAAACTTTTTATTAGTTGTCTATAGACATATAAATGTAATCATTAAAATTATCATTATGATAATGCCCTATATATATTAATTTCATAAAGATAACCGTTTTGCTACAATGAAATCAAGAACAAATTGTACACCATGACCTATTTTCAAATTAGTAAAAGACCATGGTAATCCCTTTCTCATAAAATTAGTGTCTCTAGCCATACTTTCTAAAGATGCCCCTACGTACGAAGCTAAATCAATTTTATTAATTATTAAAAAATCAGAACGTGTAATACCTGGCCCTCCTTTTCGAGGTATTTTATCACCTGCAGCTACATCAATAACATATAAATTTAAATCCGATAATTCAGGACTAAACGTAGCACTCAAATTATCCCCACCACTTTCAATAAAAATAATATCTAGATTCTCAAATCTATATGTTAGTTCTTCTATAGCTAATAAATTCATAGAGGCATCTTCACGAATAGCAGCATGAGGACACCCTCCAGTTTCTATACCAATAATACGATCGGCCGATAGAGCATCTGCATCTATCAAAATACGTTGATCTTCTTTAGTATAAATATCATTGGTTACTACTGCCAATTGATAATTATCTTTCATTTTTTTACACAATACTTCAAGTAATGCAGTTTTACCTGATCCTACTGGACCACCTACACCTATACGCAACGGCAGAGTACATTTTTCATGTAACAAAACACATTCCTTTAATTAAAAAATAATAATCATATAACATTTCATGCTATATAAGTATTGTATTAAAATCAAGTAATTTTAAGAACGAAATAATCGTGAATATTGTGTTTCATGACAAGACGATGCTATAGATTGCAACAAAAAACTACTTCCTAATTCATGATCCATTATTATATCCGCCTTATTCCAAGCATTTGGAAAACATTCCATTAAATATCTTAATAACTTTTGAGCAGCTCTTTGCCCAAAAGGTATCAATTTTAATCCTGCCATGATAGAAGATTCTAACATATTATATGCATATCCCAGCGCTAAATCTTTTAAGGGAATACCCCACATACACCCTAACCATGCTATTGACGCTAAACCGCTACGCTCTAAGGCTGATAACCAAATATCATCATGAGTAAGTGGATACCACTGCAATATTAACTTTGTCATTGCTTGTCCACGTTGGTTTTCTTCTAATCTAAACTCACGAGTATCACGACATGACAAAATTTTTAATACACATTGAAAAAAGCTAACTTCATCTCTAATTTGAGTATAATAGTAGCAACGCTTAAGCATAGGCCACTCTAAATGAATTAATGGTCCATCAATCCATTGTTTCTGCCATGCAGAAAAAGTTTCTACAGAATTTACCCAATTACACTCTACAGCCCACTCTAAACCTCGTGAATAAGCGAATCCCCCTACAGGAAAATTAGAACTAATCAATTGCATTAAAGATAACAGTGAATTTTCACTCTGAGTAACACACATAACGTAATTAGGATCATGTATTCAGAAATTATTTATATAGATATTACTTAAATTTTTAAATTATTATTATACATTATTATATATAATTAATTATATAACATTGTGCAACGTATATTTATTCAGCCATAACATAAAAATATAAAAATATGATGAACGCTCATTCTATCATAACAACAATTCTTCTAAATAAACCTTTAAAAAGACATCTA is a window encoding:
- the bcp gene encoding thioredoxin-dependent thiol peroxidase — protein: MALLQPGDKAPRFILPDQDGISVDLYSFIGKKVLIYFYPKAMTPGCTIQACKLRDNVDIFKKLNVEIVGISNDTPEKLLKFHEKEMLRFTLLSDKDYKVTKKFGAWGEKKFMGKIYNGVHRVSFVINPIGFIEQVFTHFKPIEHDQIILRYLNDKIIIK
- the upp gene encoding uracil phosphoribosyltransferase, whose product is MKIVEIRHPLVQHKLGLMRICDISTKRFRELSAELGSLLTYVATDDLEVEIVTIKGWCGVVKIARIKGKKITVVPILRAGLGMMNGVLEHLPSARISIIGIYRNEITLEPIPYFHKLVSNINERMAMVLDPMLATGGSIIATIDLLKKFGCSNIKVLSIVAAPEGIEALEKRHPDIELYLASIDQKINKHGYIIPGFGDAGDKTFGTK
- a CDS encoding urease accessory protein UreF, with the protein product MQLISSNFPVGGFAYSRGLEWAVECNWVNSVETFSAWQKQWIDGPLIHLEWPMLKRCYYYTQIRDEVSFFQCVLKILSCRDTREFRLEENQRGQAMTKLILQWYPLTHDDIWLSALERSGLASIAWLGCMWGIPLKDLALGYAYNMLESSIMAGLKLIPFGQRAAQKLLRYLMECFPNAWNKADIIMDHELGSSFLLQSIASSCHETQYSRLFRS
- the ureG gene encoding urease accessory protein UreG gives rise to the protein MLHEKCTLPLRIGVGGPVGSGKTALLEVLCKKMKDNYQLAVVTNDIYTKEDQRILIDADALSADRIIGIETGGCPHAAIREDASMNLLAIEELTYRFENLDIIFIESGGDNLSATFSPELSDLNLYVIDVAAGDKIPRKGGPGITRSDFLIINKIDLASYVGASLESMARDTNFMRKGLPWSFTNLKIGHGVQFVLDFIVAKRLSL
- the dapA gene encoding 4-hydroxy-tetrahydrodipicolinate synthase, with protein sequence MFTGSIVALITPMDLKGSVDWTSLKKLVDYHVTSGTSAIVSVGTTGEMSGLTQEEHVDVVMKTLEFSDGRLPVIAGTGANSTAEAISLTNKFNNSDIAACLSVTPYYNRPNQEGLFQHFKAISDSTELPQILYNVPLRTGCDMVPSTVSRLSKIKNIIGIKEATGNLNRVNQLKQLVHEDFILLSGDDLSALDFMKLGGVGVISVTANVAAKEMADLCKLANKNDFLNAQHINQRLMPVHQALFIDSNPIPVKWACKELGLISCDTLRLPMTYLSEVYCHVLKKALINSGLFYTQYNHK